The window CATAGCTCTTCCCCCTTCAAAGGGTCACTTTGAGACCCTTCCCCCACACGGCGCTGATTGCAGAACTATAGGATCATCTGTGGCATCTCGGAGTGTAGAAATGAGAAATTGCAGGATCACTCATGGGACATGAATACTGGATCTCGTCCTGCCGAGATCTATTCCAAATGGCAGACAATTACACCAGGCGGCCTGACATCCCCCCTTCTCGTGACAAAGGTTTTGTGGTATGCTAACTTGATGATGCCCCCACGAATTATTCTATTGGACATTGTCAGCCAGATTCCTGCAGTGACGGGATTATTTTGTTGACTCCCTGAAGGCGCGTTGGCAAATGAAGGGCTAGGGCATAATAGGCATAGAGGCCATAATGGCAAGGGGCAGGAATGGTTTCCTCTGTGGAGAATCCATGTACCTTGGGACATGCCTCTTTAGTTATGTGATGCAATGTAGATGGTCTGCTATGGCCATGCCTCCAGGGAGTACCATGCGAAAGGAGTTAAGCCGCCCATGGCGTCAAAACCCACCTTAGTATCAAGGCCGCATACGCATATATCGATGGCGCGACCGTACCATAGTAAAGAAATTGAAGATGCTGTAATCTCCGTCATTCGTTCGCAGCGACTTGTCTGCGGACCGGTCGTAGCGAGTTTTGAAAACGAACTCGCAAGCTATCTCGGAGCGAATCATGTGGTCGCGGTAAGCAGCGGCACAGCCGCGTTGCACCTTGCATTTATGGCATATGACCTGAAACCAGGCGACGAAGTCATCACAACCGCCTTTAGTTTCGCTTCCAGCACAAACGCGATCCTCTATTGTGGAGCAAAACCGGTGTTTGCAGACATTGACCCAAGGACCTATAACATCTCCCCTGCCTCAATCGAGGCTCTCGTCACATCAAGGACTGTTGGCATAGAGCCAGTTCACCTCTACGGCCAGCCTGCGGAAATGGATGAAATCAGGAGGATCGCCTCGAAATATGGCCTATGGATCGTGGAAGATGCGGCCCAGGCCATAGGGGCTCAATACAAAGGGGAAAAAATAGGAGGGTCCAGATCCGGCACCGCAGCGTGTTTCAGCACTTACTGCACAAAGAATCTTCATACAATGGAGGGGGGGTTTATCGCGGTCGAAAATGATAGGATGGCAGAGCGTCTTAAAATGATCAGGAATATCGGCCAGAATGGAAAATACAATCATGTGCACTTTGGGTTCAACTACCGCATGACGGAGGTTCAGGCCGCAATTGGCAGGGCG is drawn from Bacillota bacterium and contains these coding sequences:
- a CDS encoding DegT/DnrJ/EryC1/StrS family aminotransferase, with the translated sequence MARPYHSKEIEDAVISVIRSQRLVCGPVVASFENELASYLGANHVVAVSSGTAALHLAFMAYDLKPGDEVITTAFSFASSTNAILYCGAKPVFADIDPRTYNISPASIEALVTSRTVGIEPVHLYGQPAEMDEIRRIASKYGLWIVEDAAQAIGAQYKGEKIGGSRSGTAACFSTYCTKNLHTMEGGFIAVENDRMAERLKMIRNIGQNGKYNHVHFGFNYRMTEVQAAIGRAQIPILDKLTAKRQENASRLTRMLQGLPGLVTPYSPPYVKHVYHQYTILVDPDEAGFTRDDLSRELAAAGIETSVHYPTPIYLQPYFKQAVSGILGQEHLDDYRKGVCPVTEKVSNMILSLPVHPGLSRSDIEYIGEAIIKCFSEHGKNIEGFQYAMSNRKALDSF